Proteins co-encoded in one Carcharodon carcharias isolate sCarCar2 chromosome 7, sCarCar2.pri, whole genome shotgun sequence genomic window:
- the rpl32 gene encoding 60S ribosomal protein L32 produces the protein MAALRPLLKPDIVKKRRKKFIRHQSDRYVKIARNWRKPRGIDNRVRRRFKGQILMPNIGYGSNKKTKHMLPSGFKKFLVHNVKELEVLMMSNKTYCAEIAHNVSSKNRKTIVERAAQLAIKITNPNARLRSEENE, from the exons ATGGCTGCCCTAAGACCACTTCTGAAGCCGGACATTGTGAAGAAACGCCGGAAGAAGTTCATTCGTCACCAGTCAGATCGCTATGTGAAGATTGCG CGTAACTGGCGTAAACCCAGAGGGATTGACAACCGAGTGCGCAGAAGGTTTAAGGGTCAAATTCTGATGCCTAACATCGGTTACGGCAGCAACAAGAAGACCAAGCACATGCTGCCCTCGGGATTCAAGAAATTCCTGGTCCACAATGTCAAGGAGCTGGAAGTCCTAATGATGAGCAACAA GACTTACTGTGCCGAGATCGCTCACAATGTCTCCTCCAAAAACCGCAAGACAATTGTGGAGAGGGCAGCCCAGCTCGCAATCAAGATCACTAATCCCAACGCCAGATTACGCAGTGAAGAGAATGAATAA